CTCCACCCGGTGCTCCACACTTTCCACATGACCGTACATCATGGTACAGGTGGTGGGCACACTAGTGTGGTGGGCAGTTTCAACAACCTCCACCCACTCTGAAGTGGTGAGTTTACCCTGACAGATTACCTTCCGAACTTCATCGTTCAAGATTTCAGCGGCTGTTCCAGGCATGGAACCTAAACCTGCATCTTTTAACATTTTCAGAGTTTCTTTCAGGGACATCCCGGACTGTGATGCTCCGTAATAGATTTCCATAGGAGAAAAGGCATGAATGTGGATATCGGGAAGTTCTTCCTTAACACTGAGCAGTATCTTTTCATAGAAGTGGGCATCAATATCAGGATGGAGTCCTCCCTGAATACAGATTTCCACTGCACCATTATTCCATGCAGTTTTTGCCCTTCGTACTATTTCATCCATACTCAGGAAGTAAGCACCATTATCGGTGGGGTCTTTTCGGAAGGCACAGAACCCACATGTTCCAGTGCACATGTCTGTGAAGTTGATGTTCCAGTTTTGAATATAGGTAACATTATCACCAACTAATTCCTGTCTTCTCAAATCTGCTGTTTGAATAAGTGCCTGATAGTCATTACCAGTAGTTT
The Methanobacterium sp. DNA segment above includes these coding regions:
- the cofH gene encoding 5-amino-6-(D-ribitylamino)uracil--L-tyrosine 4-hydroxyphenyl transferase CofH produces the protein MYKSPDIEPTIEEILDKARKQIISSEDALKLLKTTGNDYQALIQTADLRRQELVGDNVTYIQNWNINFTDMCTGTCGFCAFRKDPTDNGAYFLSMDEIVRRAKTAWNNGAVEICIQGGLHPDIDAHFYEKILLSVKEELPDIHIHAFSPMEIYYGASQSGMSLKETLKMLKDAGLGSMPGTAAEILNDEVRKVICQGKLTTSEWVEVVETAHHTSVPTTCTMMYGHVESVEHRVEHLEILRKIQQNTGGFTEFVPLTFMHQNAPIYQQGISSPGTTGTEDLKLYAVARLMFGELLQNIQVSWVKLGFKFAQVCLTAGCNDMGGTLGEENISRSAGAQHGVYTPPKELQRIIKDLGRIPAERDTLYKDIKPV